Proteins encoded together in one Paracoccus sp. SMMA_5_TC window:
- a CDS encoding type III pantothenate kinase produces the protein MLLCIDTGNTNTVFSVWDGSKIAGMWRISTDHRRTADEYFVWLSSLIALQRLDLHITDCIISSTAPRVVFNLRVLCNRYFDTRPLVVGKPDCLLPVAPRVDFGTVVGPDRLVNTVGAFDRHGPDLIVVDFGTATTFDVVDTDGAYVGGVIAPGVNLSLEALHMGAASLPHVDVTMPGKVIGTNTVACIQSGIYWGYIGLVQGIVDKIREERGRPMKVIATGGLAPLFDQGFDLFDAIEDDLTIHGLRLIHDYNKEMGNG, from the coding sequence ATGCTATTGTGCATCGACACCGGCAATACCAACACCGTGTTCTCGGTCTGGGATGGCAGCAAGATCGCAGGGATGTGGCGCATCTCTACCGATCACCGGCGTACGGCGGACGAATATTTCGTCTGGCTTTCGTCGCTGATCGCGCTGCAGCGGCTGGACCTGCACATCACCGACTGCATCATCAGCTCGACCGCGCCGCGGGTGGTGTTCAACCTGCGGGTGCTGTGCAATCGCTATTTCGACACCCGCCCGCTGGTGGTGGGCAAGCCCGACTGCCTGCTGCCGGTGGCACCCCGGGTCGATTTCGGCACTGTCGTCGGCCCGGACCGGTTGGTGAACACCGTCGGCGCCTTTGATCGTCACGGCCCGGACCTGATCGTGGTCGATTTCGGCACCGCGACCACATTTGACGTGGTCGATACCGATGGCGCCTATGTCGGCGGTGTCATTGCCCCCGGCGTGAACCTGTCGCTCGAGGCGCTGCACATGGGCGCGGCCAGCCTGCCGCATGTGGATGTGACCATGCCGGGCAAGGTCATCGGCACCAATACCGTCGCCTGCATCCAGTCAGGGATTTACTGGGGATATATCGGCCTGGTGCAGGGGATCGTGGACAAGATCCGCGAGGAACGCGGCCGGCCGATGAAGGTGATTGCCACCGGCGGGCTTGCGCCGTTATTCGATCAGGGGTTTGATCTGTTTGACGCCATCGAGGATGACCTGACCATCCACGGCCTGCGTCTGATCCATGACTACAACAAGGAGATGGGCAATGGCTGA
- a CDS encoding biotin--[acetyl-CoA-carboxylase] ligase — protein sequence MSDGWPQGVARHILARTDSTNAEALRLAPSLSGPTWIMAREQLAGRGRRGRGWEMPAGNFAASLLTRPPGGALVAAQLSFVAALALHDALSACCGPAARLSIKWPNDVLLNAGKVAGILLESAGPGGQVQAVAVGIGVNLAAAPAADAVEPGALTPVSVLGETGHAVAPEDFLDLLAPAFAEWQGQLQAYGFGPIRNAWLARAARLGETIVARTGTAEARGIFEGIDDAGALILRSAAGRQTIPAADVFFEG from the coding sequence GTGAGTGACGGCTGGCCGCAAGGGGTGGCGCGCCACATCCTGGCGCGCACCGACAGCACCAATGCCGAGGCCCTGCGCCTGGCGCCGTCGCTCAGCGGCCCCACCTGGATCATGGCGCGCGAGCAGCTGGCCGGCCGCGGCCGGCGTGGGCGCGGTTGGGAAATGCCTGCGGGAAATTTTGCCGCCAGCCTGCTGACCCGACCACCGGGCGGTGCCCTGGTGGCGGCCCAGTTGTCCTTTGTTGCTGCCCTGGCGTTACACGATGCGCTGTCGGCCTGTTGCGGGCCGGCGGCGCGGCTGTCGATCAAATGGCCCAATGACGTGCTGCTGAATGCTGGCAAGGTCGCGGGGATCCTGCTGGAAAGCGCGGGCCCCGGCGGTCAGGTGCAGGCGGTCGCGGTGGGCATTGGCGTTAACCTGGCGGCGGCGCCTGCCGCCGATGCCGTCGAGCCGGGCGCCCTGACCCCCGTTTCGGTGCTGGGCGAAACCGGCCATGCCGTCGCCCCCGAGGATTTCCTGGATCTGCTGGCCCCCGCCTTTGCCGAGTGGCAAGGGCAATTGCAGGCCTATGGCTTTGGACCGATCCGCAACGCGTGGCTCGCGCGGGCCGCGCGTCTGGGCGAAACCATCGTCGCGCGCACCGGCACTGCCGAGGCGCGCGGCATCTTCGAGGGCATCGACGATGCCGGTGCGCTGATCCTGCGCAGCGCCGCCGGTCGCCAGACCATCCCCGCCGCCGACGTCTTTTTCGAGGGCTAG
- the nuoN gene encoding NADH-quinone oxidoreductase subunit NuoN: MTSLDFSTILPEVVLAAYALAALMAGSYLGKDRLAPTLLWTTVGVLLLIAAMIGMGGRADATSFHDMFIDDGFSRFSKVVMLIAGAAVMAVSADYMQRRNMLRFEFPILVALSVLGMMFMVSAGDLLTLYMGLELQSLALYVVAAMRRDSVRSSEAGLKYFVLGSLSSGLLLYGASLVYGFAGTTNFAGIITVVQDGRLSLGVLFGLVFMLVGLAFKVSAVPFHMWTPDVYEGSPTPVTAFFATAPKVAAMALIARLVFDAFGQVIGDWSQIVAALAVMSMFLGSIAGIGQTNIKRLMAYSSIAHMGFALVGLAAGTGIGVQAMLLYMAIYAVMNVGTFAFILSMERDGVPVTDLASLNRFAWQEPVKGLAMLVLLFSLAGVPPTLGFFAKFGVLTAAVDAGLGWLALLGVIASVIGAFYYLRIVYYMYFGAETEGVSSRMGVVQYLGLMLPALIMLLGAINMFGVDSAAGRAAETLVGPAMNLDQPAEPAQGE, encoded by the coding sequence ATGACCTCGCTCGATTTCTCGACCATTCTGCCCGAGGTGGTGCTGGCCGCCTATGCGCTGGCCGCGCTGATGGCGGGTTCCTACCTGGGCAAGGACCGTCTGGCCCCGACGCTTTTGTGGACCACTGTCGGCGTGCTGCTGTTGATTGCCGCAATGATCGGCATGGGCGGCCGTGCAGACGCCACCTCTTTCCACGACATGTTCATCGACGACGGCTTCTCGCGGTTTTCCAAGGTGGTGATGCTGATCGCCGGGGCCGCGGTGATGGCAGTCAGCGCCGATTACATGCAGCGCCGCAACATGCTGCGGTTTGAATTCCCGATCCTGGTGGCGCTGTCGGTGCTGGGGATGATGTTCATGGTGTCGGCGGGCGATCTGCTGACCCTCTACATGGGGCTGGAGCTGCAATCGCTGGCGCTTTACGTGGTGGCCGCGATGCGCCGCGACTCGGTGCGTTCGTCCGAGGCGGGGCTTAAGTATTTCGTCCTGGGCTCGCTCAGTTCGGGGCTGCTGCTTTACGGGGCCTCGCTGGTCTATGGCTTTGCTGGCACCACGAATTTCGCCGGCATCATCACCGTGGTGCAGGATGGGCGCCTGTCGCTTGGGGTGCTGTTCGGCCTGGTGTTCATGCTGGTCGGCCTGGCCTTCAAGGTATCGGCGGTGCCTTTCCACATGTGGACCCCCGACGTTTACGAGGGCTCGCCCACGCCGGTTACCGCCTTTTTCGCCACTGCGCCCAAGGTGGCCGCGATGGCGCTGATCGCGCGGCTGGTGTTCGATGCCTTCGGCCAGGTCATCGGCGACTGGAGCCAGATCGTCGCGGCGCTGGCGGTGATGTCGATGTTCCTGGGCTCGATCGCCGGGATCGGCCAGACCAACATCAAGCGGCTGATGGCCTATTCCTCGATCGCGCATATGGGTTTTGCGCTGGTCGGGCTGGCGGCCGGCACCGGCATCGGCGTGCAGGCCATGCTGCTCTACATGGCGATCTATGCGGTGATGAACGTCGGCACCTTCGCCTTCATCCTGTCGATGGAACGCGACGGTGTGCCGGTGACGGACCTGGCGTCGCTGAACCGTTTTGCCTGGCAAGAGCCGGTCAAGGGCCTTGCCATGCTGGTGCTGCTGTTCAGCCTGGCCGGTGTGCCGCCGACGCTTGGTTTCTTTGCCAAGTTCGGGGTGCTGACGGCCGCAGTCGATGCCGGCCTGGGCTGGCTGGCGCTTCTGGGCGTCATCGCCTCGGTCATCGGTGCCTTCTACTACCTGCGCATCGTCTATTACATGTATTTCGGTGCCGAGACCGAGGGGGTCAGTTCGCGCATGGGGGTCGTGCAGTATCTGGGTCTGATGCTGCCGGCGCTGATCATGCTGCTGGGTGCCATCAACATGTTCGGCGTTGACAGCGCGGCAGGGCGCGCGGCGGAAACCCTGGTAGGGCCGGCGATGAACCTCGACCAGCCGGCCGAGCCTGCGCAAGGTGAGTGA
- a CDS encoding NADH-quinone oxidoreductase subunit M — protein sequence MTNLLSIITFLPIVAAIILALFLRGQDEAAARNAKWLALLTTTATFVISLVVLFRFDPANTGFQFVEDHAWIMGLRYKMGVDGISVLFVLLTTFMMPLTILSCWSVDTRVKEYMIAFLVLEGLMIGVFTALDLVLFYLFFEAGLIPMFLIIGIWGGKDRIYAAFKFFLYTFLGSVLMLVAMIAMYRMAGTTDIPTLLSFDFPSETYRLLGVTVIGGTQMLLFLAFFASFAVKMPMWPVHTWLPDAHVQAPTAGSVLLAAVLLKMGGYGFLRFSLPMFPVASGIMQPVVFWLSAIAIVYTSLVALAQSDMKKVIAYSSVAHMGYVTMGIFAANQVGVDGAIFQMLSHGFISGALFLCVGVIYDRMHTREIDAYGGLVNRMPAYAAVFMFFTMANVGLPGTSGFVGEFLTLLGTFRENTWVALVATTGVIFSAAYALWLYRRVTLGQLIKESLKSITDMTPRERWIFVPLIAMTLILGVYPRLVTDVTGPAVASLLDHYNQSQPVGETTVATTSH from the coding sequence ATGACGAACCTTCTTTCCATCATCACCTTCCTGCCGATCGTAGCGGCGATCATCCTGGCGCTGTTCCTGCGCGGTCAGGACGAGGCTGCGGCCCGCAACGCCAAATGGCTGGCGCTGCTGACGACCACGGCGACCTTCGTGATCTCGCTGGTCGTGCTGTTCCGCTTCGATCCGGCAAACACGGGCTTCCAGTTCGTCGAGGATCACGCCTGGATCATGGGGTTGCGCTACAAGATGGGCGTGGACGGCATTTCGGTGCTGTTCGTGCTGCTGACCACCTTCATGATGCCGCTGACGATCCTGTCGTGCTGGTCGGTGGACACCAGGGTCAAGGAATACATGATCGCCTTTCTGGTGCTGGAAGGGCTGATGATCGGCGTGTTCACCGCGCTGGACCTGGTGCTGTTCTACCTGTTCTTCGAGGCCGGGCTGATCCCGATGTTCCTGATCATCGGCATCTGGGGCGGAAAGGATCGCATCTATGCGGCCTTCAAGTTCTTCCTTTACACCTTCCTGGGGTCGGTGCTGATGCTGGTGGCGATGATCGCCATGTATCGCATGGCTGGCACCACCGACATTCCGACGCTGCTGAGCTTCGATTTCCCGTCGGAAACCTATCGCCTGCTGGGTGTGACGGTCATCGGCGGCACGCAGATGCTGCTGTTCCTGGCCTTCTTTGCCAGCTTCGCGGTCAAGATGCCGATGTGGCCGGTGCATACCTGGTTGCCCGATGCCCACGTTCAGGCGCCGACCGCGGGTTCGGTGCTGCTTGCGGCGGTGCTGCTGAAGATGGGGGGCTATGGCTTCCTGCGCTTCAGCCTGCCGATGTTCCCGGTCGCATCGGGGATCATGCAGCCGGTGGTGTTCTGGCTGTCGGCCATCGCCATCGTCTATACCTCGCTTGTGGCGCTGGCGCAGTCGGACATGAAGAAGGTGATCGCCTATTCCTCGGTCGCGCATATGGGCTATGTGACCATGGGCATTTTTGCGGCCAACCAGGTCGGCGTCGATGGCGCGATCTTCCAGATGCTGTCGCATGGCTTCATCTCGGGGGCGCTGTTCCTGTGCGTGGGCGTGATCTATGACCGCATGCACACGCGCGAGATCGACGCCTATGGCGGGTTGGTGAACCGCATGCCGGCCTATGCGGCGGTGTTCATGTTCTTTACCATGGCCAATGTCGGCCTGCCGGGCACCTCGGGTTTCGTGGGCGAGTTCCTGACGCTGCTTGGCACCTTCCGCGAAAACACCTGGGTGGCGCTGGTCGCCACCACCGGGGTGATCTTTTCGGCGGCCTATGCGCTGTGGCTTTATCGCCGGGTGACGCTGGGCCAGTTGATCAAGGAAAGTCTGAAGTCGATCACCGACATGACCCCGCGGGAGCGCTGGATATTCGTGCCGCTGATCGCGATGACGCTGATCCTTGGGGTCTATCCGCGGCTGGTCACCGATGTGACCGGGCCGGCGGTGGCCAGCCTGCTTGACCATTACAACCAAAGCCAGCCGGTGGGGGAAACCACCGTGGCCACGACCAGCCACTAG
- the nuoL gene encoding NADH-quinone oxidoreductase subunit L yields the protein MEKIVLFAPLIGSLIAGLGWRMIGEKAAQYLTTGILFLCCALSWYLFLSFDGVPRHIPVLDWVVAGDFHAEWSIRLDRLTAIMLIVVTTVSALVHMYSLGYMAHDDNWDHHEHYKARFFAYLSFFTFAMLMLVTADNLLQMFFGWEGVGVASYLLIGFYYKKASANAAAMKAFIVNRVGDFGFLLGIFGLYWLTGSVRFDEIFQQVPQIAQTQMHFLWRDWNAANLLGFLLFVGAMGKSAQLFLHTWLPDAMEGPTPVSALIHAATMVTAGVFLVCRMSPLYEFAPDAKNIIVVIGATTAFFAATVGLVQNDIKRVIAYSTCSQLGYMFVAAGVGVYSAAMFHLLTHAFFKAMLFLGAGSVIHAMHHEQDLRNYGGLRKKIPLTYWAMMIGTFAITGVGIPLTHIGFAGFLSKDAIIESAWAGSSFAFWLLVIAACFTSFYSWRLIFMTFFGKPRGDHHAHDHAHESPPVMTIPLGVLAIGAIFAGMVWYGPFFGDHHKVTEFFHIAGAEHAQTAATEDHAAPAPDAHAAPATDDATPAAEGHAAAAADHPAAPVGGAIYMAPDNHVMDEAHHAPAWVKVSPFVAMLLGLFTAWMFYIVNPSLPVRLAAQQPALYRFLLNKWYFDEIYQFIFVRPALWLGRFLWKGGDGAVIDGTINGVAMGLIPRLTRAAVRVQSGYLFHYAFAMVLGIVGLLIWVMMRGAH from the coding sequence ATGGAAAAGATCGTCCTGTTCGCGCCCCTGATCGGGTCGCTGATCGCCGGCCTTGGCTGGCGCATGATCGGCGAAAAGGCCGCGCAATATCTGACCACCGGCATCCTGTTCCTGTGCTGTGCGCTCAGCTGGTATCTGTTTTTGTCCTTTGACGGCGTGCCGCGCCACATACCGGTCCTGGACTGGGTGGTGGCGGGGGATTTCCACGCCGAATGGTCGATCCGGCTGGACCGGCTGACCGCGATCATGCTGATCGTGGTGACCACGGTGTCGGCGCTGGTGCATATGTATTCGCTGGGCTACATGGCCCATGACGACAACTGGGACCATCACGAACATTACAAGGCCCGGTTCTTCGCCTATCTGTCGTTCTTCACCTTTGCCATGCTGATGCTGGTGACGGCCGACAACCTGTTGCAGATGTTCTTCGGCTGGGAAGGCGTGGGCGTCGCCTCGTATCTGCTGATCGGCTTCTACTACAAGAAGGCCAGCGCCAATGCCGCGGCGATGAAAGCCTTCATCGTCAACCGTGTCGGTGACTTCGGCTTTCTGCTCGGCATCTTCGGGCTTTACTGGCTGACCGGTTCGGTGCGGTTCGACGAAATCTTCCAGCAGGTGCCGCAGATCGCCCAGACGCAGATGCATTTCCTGTGGCGCGACTGGAATGCCGCCAACCTGCTGGGCTTCCTGCTGTTCGTGGGCGCCATGGGCAAGTCGGCGCAGTTGTTCCTGCACACCTGGTTGCCCGACGCGATGGAAGGCCCGACGCCGGTGTCGGCCCTGATCCACGCCGCGACCATGGTGACCGCCGGGGTGTTCCTGGTCTGCCGCATGTCGCCGCTGTATGAATTTGCGCCGGACGCCAAGAACATCATCGTTGTCATCGGCGCCACGACGGCCTTCTTCGCCGCGACCGTGGGCTTGGTGCAGAACGACATCAAGCGGGTCATCGCCTATTCGACCTGTTCGCAGCTGGGCTACATGTTCGTGGCCGCGGGGGTCGGGGTCTATTCGGCGGCGATGTTCCACCTGCTCACCCATGCCTTCTTCAAGGCGATGCTGTTTCTGGGGGCCGGCTCGGTCATCCATGCCATGCATCACGAACAGGATCTGCGCAACTATGGTGGTCTGCGCAAGAAGATCCCGCTGACCTATTGGGCGATGATGATCGGCACCTTCGCCATCACCGGCGTCGGCATCCCCCTGACCCATATCGGCTTTGCCGGCTTCCTGTCCAAGGACGCAATCATCGAAAGCGCCTGGGCGGGCAGCAGCTTCGCCTTCTGGCTGTTGGTGATCGCGGCCTGTTTCACCAGCTTCTACAGCTGGCGGCTGATCTTCATGACCTTCTTTGGCAAGCCGCGCGGCGACCATCACGCGCATGACCATGCGCATGAAAGCCCGCCGGTGATGACCATTCCGCTGGGCGTGCTGGCCATCGGCGCGATCTTTGCCGGCATGGTCTGGTATGGGCCGTTCTTTGGCGACCATCACAAGGTGACCGAATTTTTCCACATCGCCGGCGCCGAACATGCGCAAACCGCCGCGACCGAGGACCATGCCGCCCCGGCCCCGGATGCGCATGCCGCCCCCGCGACCGACGACGCGACACCTGCGGCCGAAGGCCATGCCGCTGCGGCGGCCGATCACCCGGCCGCGCCGGTCGGCGGCGCGATCTACATGGCGCCCGACAATCATGTGATGGACGAGGCGCATCACGCCCCGGCCTGGGTCAAGGTATCGCCCTTTGTCGCCATGCTGTTGGGTCTGTTCACTGCCTGGATGTTCTATATCGTCAACCCGTCGCTGCCGGTGCGACTGGCGGCGCAGCAGCCGGCGCTGTATCGGTTCCTGCTCAACAAGTGGTATTTCGACGAGATCTACCAGTTCATCTTCGTGCGCCCGGCACTGTGGCTGGGGCGCTTCCTGTGGAAGGGCGGCGATGGCGCGGTCATCGACGGCACGATCAACGGGGTCGCCATGGGGTTGATCCCAAGGCTGACGCGCGCGGCGGTCCGCGTGCAGTCGGGCTATCTGTTCCATTACGCCTTTGCGATGGTGCTTGGCATCGTAGGCTTGCTGATCTGGGTGATGATGCGGGGCGCGCACTGA
- the nuoK gene encoding NADH-quinone oxidoreductase subunit NuoK, whose amino-acid sequence MIGLTHYLVVGAILFVTGIFGIFVNRKNVIVILMSIELMLLAVNINFVAFSTHLGDLAGQVFTMFVLTVAAAEAAIGLAILVVFFRNRGTIAVEDVNVMKG is encoded by the coding sequence ATGATCGGATTGACTCATTATCTTGTTGTGGGGGCGATACTCTTCGTCACCGGCATTTTCGGGATCTTCGTGAACCGAAAGAACGTCATCGTCATTCTGATGTCGATCGAGCTGATGCTGCTGGCGGTCAACATCAATTTCGTCGCCTTCTCGACCCACCTGGGCGATCTGGCCGGGCAGGTGTTCACCATGTTCGTGCTGACCGTGGCCGCGGCCGAGGCGGCGATCGGCCTGGCGATCCTGGTCGTGTTCTTCCGCAACCGCGGCACCATCGCGGTGGAAGACGTCAACGTGATGAAGGGGTAA
- a CDS encoding NADH-quinone oxidoreductase subunit J, with amino-acid sequence MMTFAFYLFAICCCVAGFMVVIGRNPVHSVLWLILAFFSAAGLFVLQGAEFVAMLLVVVYVGAVAVLFLFVVMMLDVDFAKLKGELARYLPLALVIAVVLMAQLGIAFSGWAVSDQAEGLRAAPVAEGVHNTLGIGMVLYDRYVLMFQLAGLVLLVAMIGAIVLTMRHRKDVKRQNVLEQMWRDPAKQLEMKDVKPGQGL; translated from the coding sequence ATGATGACCTTCGCATTCTACCTGTTCGCGATCTGCTGCTGCGTCGCGGGCTTCATGGTGGTGATCGGCCGCAACCCCGTGCATTCGGTGCTGTGGCTGATCCTGGCCTTCTTTTCGGCGGCCGGCCTGTTCGTGCTGCAGGGGGCGGAGTTCGTCGCCATGCTGCTGGTCGTGGTCTATGTCGGCGCGGTGGCGGTGCTGTTCCTGTTCGTGGTGATGATGCTTGACGTCGATTTCGCCAAGCTCAAGGGCGAGCTGGCGCGCTATCTGCCGCTGGCGCTGGTGATCGCGGTTGTGCTGATGGCACAGCTGGGCATCGCCTTTTCGGGCTGGGCGGTGTCGGACCAGGCCGAGGGCCTGCGCGCGGCGCCGGTGGCCGAGGGCGTCCACAACACCCTGGGCATTGGCATGGTGCTTTATGACCGCTATGTGCTGATGTTCCAGCTGGCCGGGCTGGTGCTGCTGGTGGCGATGATCGGTGCCATCGTGCTGACCATGCGCCATCGCAAGGATGTCAAGCGCCAGAACGTGCTGGAACAGATGTGGCGCGATCCGGCAAAGCAGCTGGAAATGAAGGATGTCAAACCCGGGCAGGGGCTCTAG
- a CDS encoding carboxymuconolactone decarboxylase family protein — translation MTDAFTKLFAQMMASGQEMARAFNPALEHFDMRAFEKLVPTVPADMLEMWFGKTFNREGLDAKTRLLLTIGAITVQGALAEPQLRMTIRQALTAGATKREIAETIFQMSMFGGLPAMQKALEIAQSVYAEEDEE, via the coding sequence ATGACCGATGCGTTCACCAAGCTTTTCGCGCAGATGATGGCTTCGGGCCAGGAAATGGCGCGCGCCTTCAACCCGGCGCTGGAACATTTCGACATGCGCGCCTTTGAAAAGCTGGTGCCGACCGTGCCGGCCGACATGCTGGAGATGTGGTTCGGCAAGACCTTCAACCGCGAGGGCCTGGACGCCAAGACCCGCCTTTTGCTGACCATCGGCGCGATCACCGTTCAGGGCGCCTTGGCCGAGCCGCAGCTGCGCATGACCATTCGTCAGGCGCTGACCGCCGGTGCCACCAAGCGCGAGATCGCCGAGACGATCTTTCAGATGAGCATGTTCGGCGGATTGCCTGCCATGCAGAAGGCGCTCGAGATCGCCCAGAGCGTCTATGCCGAGGAGGATGAGGAATGA
- the nuoI gene encoding NADH-quinone oxidoreductase subunit NuoI — MAFDLARATKYFLMWDFIKGFGLGMRYFVSPKPTLNYPHEKGPLSPRFRGEHALRRYPNGEERCIACKLCEAICPAQAITIDAEPREDGSRRTTRYDIDMTKCIYCGFCQEACPVDAIVEGPNFEYATETREELFYDKQKLLANGERWEAEIARNLQMDAPYR, encoded by the coding sequence ATGGCCTTCGATCTTGCGCGGGCAACCAAGTATTTCCTGATGTGGGATTTCATCAAGGGCTTCGGCCTGGGGATGCGCTATTTCGTGTCGCCCAAGCCGACGCTGAACTATCCCCATGAAAAGGGTCCGCTGTCGCCGCGGTTCCGGGGCGAGCACGCGCTGCGCCGCTATCCCAACGGCGAGGAACGCTGCATCGCCTGCAAGCTGTGCGAGGCGATCTGCCCGGCGCAGGCCATCACCATCGACGCCGAACCGCGCGAGGACGGCTCGCGCCGCACCACGCGCTACGACATCGACATGACCAAATGCATCTATTGCGGTTTCTGCCAGGAAGCCTGTCCGGTCGATGCCATTGTCGAGGGGCCGAATTTCGAATACGCCACCGAAACCCGCGAAGAGCTGTTCTACGACAAGCAGAAGCTGCTGGCCAACGGCGAACGCTGGGAGGCCGAGATCGCCCGCAACCTTCAGATGGATGCGCCCTACAGATGA
- the nuoH gene encoding NADH-quinone oxidoreductase subunit NuoH: MAEFWASPYGFALSLLLQGLAVIAFVMGSLIFMVYGDRKIWAAVQMRRGPNVVGPWGLLQTFADALKYVVKEIVIPAGADKFIFFLAPFLSMMLALFAFVVIPFDEGWVMANINVGILFVFAASSLEVYGAIMGGWASNSKYPFLASLRSASQMISYEVSMGLIIIGVIISTGSMNLTQIVHAQKGDYGLLNWYWLPHLPMVVLFFVSALAETNRPPFDLAEAESELVAGHMVEYSSTPYLLFMAGEYIAIYLMCALLSLLFFGGWLSPVPFIADGWWWMVIKMWFWFYMFAMVKAIVPRYRYDQLMRIGWKVFLPLSLGWVVLVAILARYEVLGGFWARFAVGG, translated from the coding sequence ATGGCTGAATTCTGGGCCTCGCCCTATGGTTTCGCGCTCAGCCTGCTCTTGCAGGGTCTGGCGGTCATCGCCTTTGTGATGGGCTCGCTGATCTTCATGGTCTATGGCGACCGCAAGATCTGGGCGGCGGTGCAGATGCGCCGCGGCCCGAACGTGGTCGGCCCCTGGGGCCTGTTGCAGACCTTTGCCGACGCGCTGAAATATGTCGTCAAGGAAATCGTGATCCCTGCCGGCGCCGACAAGTTCATCTTCTTCCTGGCGCCGTTCCTGTCGATGATGCTGGCGCTTTTCGCCTTTGTCGTGATTCCGTTTGACGAAGGCTGGGTCATGGCCAACATCAATGTGGGCATCCTGTTCGTCTTTGCCGCCTCGTCGCTCGAGGTGTATGGCGCGATCATGGGTGGCTGGGCCTCGAACTCGAAATATCCGTTCCTGGCCTCGCTGCGGTCGGCCTCGCAGATGATTTCCTATGAAGTGTCGATGGGGCTTATCATCATCGGCGTCATCATCTCGACCGGCTCGATGAACCTGACCCAGATCGTGCATGCGCAAAAGGGCGATTACGGGCTGCTCAACTGGTACTGGCTGCCGCATCTGCCGATGGTGGTGCTGTTCTTCGTCTCGGCGCTGGCGGAAACCAACCGCCCGCCCTTTGACCTGGCCGAGGCGGAATCGGAACTGGTCGCCGGGCATATGGTCGAATATTCCTCGACCCCGTATCTGCTGTTCATGGCCGGCGAATATATCGCCATCTATCTGATGTGCGCGCTGCTGTCGCTGCTGTTCTTCGGCGGCTGGCTGTCGCCGGTGCCCTTCATCGCCGACGGCTGGTGGTGGATGGTCATCAAGATGTGGTTCTGGTTCTATATGTTCGCCATGGTCAAGGCGATCGTGCCCCGCTATCGCTACGACCAGCTGATGCGGATCGGCTGGAAGGTGTTCCTGCCGCTGTCGCTGGGCTGGGTGGTGCTGGTCGCGATCCTGGCGCGCTATGAGGTGCTGGGCGGTTTCTGGGCCCGGTTCGCGGTCGGAGGCTAG